Proteins encoded in a region of the Quercus lobata isolate SW786 chromosome 8, ValleyOak3.0 Primary Assembly, whole genome shotgun sequence genome:
- the LOC115958043 gene encoding ras-related protein RABC2a-like isoform X2 has product MGSKVGNNNYDYSFKVLLIGDSGVGKSSLLLSFISNFVHDLSPTIGVDFKIKLLTIGGKRLKLTIWDTAGQERFGTLTSSYYRGAHGIILVYDVTRRETFTNLSDVWAKEVQLYSTNQECIKIILGNKVDRENERAVTREEGLALAQEHKCFFLECSAKNRENVRQCFEDLTLKILEVPSLLENGSSVVKKQIQKQVYSKTHSGGCCS; this is encoded by the exons atggGTTCAAAAGTAGGGAATAACAATTATGATTACTCTTTCAAGGTACTGTTGATTGGTGATTCTGGTGTTGGCAAAAGCAGCCTTCTTCTCAGTTTCATTTCCAACTTTGTTCATGACCTCTCTCCTACCATTG GTGTGGATTTTAAGATCAAGCTGCTTACAATTGGTGGGAAAAGATTGAAGCTTACAATTTGGGACACTG CTGGACAGGAAAGGTTTGGGACATTAACAAGCTCCTACTATAGAGGTGCTCATGGAATTATTCTTG TGTATGATGTGACACGGCGTGAAACCTTTACAAACTTGTCAGATGTATGGGCAAAAGAAGTACAGCTCTATTCCACTAATCAGGAGTGTATCAAGATTATACTGGGGAATAAAGTTGATAGG GAGAATGAGAGGGCTGTAACGAGGGAAGAGGGGTTGGCTCTTGCACAGGAACATAAATGTTTCTTCCTTGAATGTAGtgcgaaaaatagagagaatgtTCGGCAATGCTTTGAAGATCTCACACTAAAG ATACTTGAGGTTCCAAGTTTATTAGAAAATGGATCCTCAGTTGTGAAGAAACAAATACAGAAGCAGGTGTACTCAAAAACTCATAGTGGTGGTTGCTGCTCTTGA
- the LOC115958043 gene encoding ras-related protein RABC2a-like isoform X3, with product MGSKVGNNNYDYSFKVLLIGDSGVGKSSLLLSFISNFVHDLSPTIGVDFKIKLLTIGGKRLKLTIWDTAGQERFGTLTSSYYRGAHGIILDVWAKEVQLYSTNQECIKIILGNKVDRENERAVTREEGLALAQEHKCFFLECSAKNRENVRQCFEDLTLKLQILEVPSLLENGSSVVKKQIQKQVYSKTHSGGCCS from the exons atggGTTCAAAAGTAGGGAATAACAATTATGATTACTCTTTCAAGGTACTGTTGATTGGTGATTCTGGTGTTGGCAAAAGCAGCCTTCTTCTCAGTTTCATTTCCAACTTTGTTCATGACCTCTCTCCTACCATTG GTGTGGATTTTAAGATCAAGCTGCTTACAATTGGTGGGAAAAGATTGAAGCTTACAATTTGGGACACTG CTGGACAGGAAAGGTTTGGGACATTAACAAGCTCCTACTATAGAGGTGCTCATGGAATTATTCTTG ATGTATGGGCAAAAGAAGTACAGCTCTATTCCACTAATCAGGAGTGTATCAAGATTATACTGGGGAATAAAGTTGATAGG GAGAATGAGAGGGCTGTAACGAGGGAAGAGGGGTTGGCTCTTGCACAGGAACATAAATGTTTCTTCCTTGAATGTAGtgcgaaaaatagagagaatgtTCGGCAATGCTTTGAAGATCTCACACTAAAG TTACAGATACTTGAGGTTCCAAGTTTATTAGAAAATGGATCCTCAGTTGTGAAGAAACAAATACAGAAGCAGGTGTACTCAAAAACTCATAGTGGTGGTTGCTGCTCTTGA
- the LOC115958043 gene encoding ras-related protein RABC2a-like isoform X1, with translation MGSKVGNNNYDYSFKVLLIGDSGVGKSSLLLSFISNFVHDLSPTIGVDFKIKLLTIGGKRLKLTIWDTAGQERFGTLTSSYYRGAHGIILVYDVTRRETFTNLSDVWAKEVQLYSTNQECIKIILGNKVDRENERAVTREEGLALAQEHKCFFLECSAKNRENVRQCFEDLTLKLQILEVPSLLENGSSVVKKQIQKQVYSKTHSGGCCS, from the exons atggGTTCAAAAGTAGGGAATAACAATTATGATTACTCTTTCAAGGTACTGTTGATTGGTGATTCTGGTGTTGGCAAAAGCAGCCTTCTTCTCAGTTTCATTTCCAACTTTGTTCATGACCTCTCTCCTACCATTG GTGTGGATTTTAAGATCAAGCTGCTTACAATTGGTGGGAAAAGATTGAAGCTTACAATTTGGGACACTG CTGGACAGGAAAGGTTTGGGACATTAACAAGCTCCTACTATAGAGGTGCTCATGGAATTATTCTTG TGTATGATGTGACACGGCGTGAAACCTTTACAAACTTGTCAGATGTATGGGCAAAAGAAGTACAGCTCTATTCCACTAATCAGGAGTGTATCAAGATTATACTGGGGAATAAAGTTGATAGG GAGAATGAGAGGGCTGTAACGAGGGAAGAGGGGTTGGCTCTTGCACAGGAACATAAATGTTTCTTCCTTGAATGTAGtgcgaaaaatagagagaatgtTCGGCAATGCTTTGAAGATCTCACACTAAAG TTACAGATACTTGAGGTTCCAAGTTTATTAGAAAATGGATCCTCAGTTGTGAAGAAACAAATACAGAAGCAGGTGTACTCAAAAACTCATAGTGGTGGTTGCTGCTCTTGA